In Treponema primitia ZAS-2, a genomic segment contains:
- a CDS encoding type II toxin-antitoxin system MqsA family antitoxin, producing MTCGICKAETEQKLVTYTEDVNNSVIVIRNVPATVCTECGNVWYSGTVAAQLEAIVDHCLKGIVARGTLLQVADVAVVNYAEQVA from the coding sequence ATGACCTGTGGTATTTGTAAGGCTGAAACGGAACAAAAACTGGTTACCTATACCGAAGATGTCAACAATTCGGTGATTGTCATTCGAAATGTCCCAGCCACGGTTTGTACCGAATGCGGCAATGTTTGGTACTCCGGAACCGTGGCCGCCCAACTTGAAGCCATCGTTGACCATTGTCTAAAAGGGATTGTTGCGCGGGGAACTCTGTTGCAAGTAGCCGATGTCGCGGTGGTGAACTACGCCGAACAGGTGGCGTGA